The region GAAAAGTCACTGCATGACTGGAGTTTTTGGAAAGGAAAAACTTTTATTTACAGTTTGCAGCATATTTTAACATATTTCTTTTTTGTGGTTTTATTGTTGATTTCAAATATTTGGTTTGTCTTAGGATTAGCAGGGTTCTCAGTTCCTTATTTTGATGTTCCGTTGCTGTTTATTTGGTTTTTAAGTTATGTTGTCTATACTGCCCAAGTCATTAGTGCAATGGTTTTAGAAAATTCGATTACACCATTCAATATGTTTGTCGGCTTGATCATGTATTTTACTTATGCTCAATTCTTTTTACTGTTGCTGCTAAGAAGTGCCAGTCAATACATTTGGAGCCGAATGACCAAAACAACGATTACTTGGGACAAAACAAAACGGTTTAAAAAAGGGGAAACAGAATGAACAAAAAAAGGTTCTATTTGATCCTGGTTCTTATTTTGTTAATCAGCAGTTTGCTTGCTTTGAGTTTTCATCAGAAGATAGGAGTTCAAGAAGTGGTAAATAATAAATATGAAAACAACAAAGGTTTAATTAAAAATTATGCTAAAAATGGTAAAGTCCAATACTTATCTGAAAGTATCGGCCAATATCTTTCTTATTTATTGCTTGTAGAAGATGAAAAGGAATTTAAACAACAAGTAGCTGTTTTGAAAAAGAACTTTTTAGTGAAACAAGCAGATGGAACATTTATCCAATGGGTAGCCACCAATCAAACGACCACCAATGCATCGGTTGATGATTTTCGCATTATTGCTGTTCTGAAAAAAGCAAGTGAACAGTTTCAAGAACCTGCTTATCAAATCCTAGCCGATGAATTGGAAGAAACGTTAATTTCTAAACAGCTGACAGATGGCCTCATAGTTGACTTTTATGACTGGGAACTGCAAAAAAAAGCAGCTGTTCTTCATTTATCGTATATTGATGACCAAATCATAAAGACAGACTCGAAAGTGAATAAAGCAAAGTACCAAAAAATTTTAATGGAGTCAGTCGATTCAGATACCCCTTTTTTTAAAGAAGTGT is a window of Carnobacterium mobile DSM 4848 DNA encoding:
- a CDS encoding glycoside transferase — translated: MVNNKYENNKGLIKNYAKNGKVQYLSESIGQYLSYLLLVEDEKEFKQQVAVLKKNFLVKQADGTFIQWVATNQTTTNASVDDFRIIAVLKKASEQFQEPAYQILADELEETLISKQLTDGLIVDFYDWELQKKAAVLHLSYIDDQIIKTDSKVNKAKYQKILMESVDSDTPFFKEVYTLEEQTYQLADKKSVNLIDQLMIAIQYVKLTNQTPAQFDQWLKAEWDANGKFFGGYLRTDLTPAVPYESSAVYALATLYFKLVHEEAYAEQLHQVLLKQSPFDKNADYATIHFFDYMWVKTVDVLYKKDLIDK